CCGGTCGAGCGCCACGACGATGGCCATGGAGAACTTCCGGTGTTCGCGGCGCAGTTCCATTGTCACCGGCAGCGCGGGTTCGAGCGCCGAGCGGTAATAACCGCCCAGGCCGAAGGCGTTGCGGCCGCCGGTCAGCAGCAGACCGCCGCCCGCGTGGCGCACCCAGGCCTCGATCATCTGCAGCGCGCCCGCGCCGAGACGGTCCGCTCGGGTGTTTTCGATCACGACACCCGCATAGCCCGCGAGCGCCTCCAGGCCATCGCCCAGCGCCTCGGGCGCGCAAACCTCCACCTCGACGCCACCCGCTGCGAGCAGATCGGGCAGTCGTGATCCCGGGCCCGCGGTCACACAGGCCAGCGGTTTGCCGCCCGCCACGCGCACCAGGAAACGGGCCGTGTTGTTTTCGGGCACCGGATCGGACCCCTCGCCGTCAACCGTCAGGGCATACCCGCGCACGGTGCCGCCGCCTGTCTCGGGCAGGTCGCGGATGACGAGCGGGGAGAGTCCGCGCGGCAGGCGGCGCGCGCCCTGCGCGATCACCGTCGCGCCGCGCCGCAACGTGAAAGATGCCTCCTGCTCAATTGGCGAATCCACCCACGCCGTGACCAGCAGCGCCTCGCCCGCGCGTATTTCCTGCGGCGCATCGACGCGCGCCACGGCCGTGTCTCCCGCCGCGCCGCGCGTCTGCAGGCGGTAATCGAGGGCGACGCC
The genomic region above belongs to Lentisphaerota bacterium and contains:
- a CDS encoding VWA domain-containing protein, which codes for MPTLLQPVLILLALPCLAALWVWRIPGRFLTPLRACVYGAVVLALAEPTLLLRRGGGTVIVVADRSASLPPGAAARQLALIQTVQGRRHAEDRLGVVSFATRAAVEHQPQTTAFGGFLTAHDPDASNLADALQAAFSLIPPGAPGRVLVLSDGRFTGRDPQEAAGVAAARGVALDYRLQTRGAAGDTAVARVDAPQEIRAGEALLVTAWVDSPIEQEASFTLRRGATVIAQGARRLPRGLSPLVIRDLPETGGGTVRGYALTVDGEGSDPVPENNTARFLVRVAGGKPLACVTAGPGSRLPDLLAAGGVEVEVCAPEALGDGLEALAGYAGVVIENTRADRLGAGALQMIEAWVRHAGGGLLLTGGRNAFGLGGYYRSALEPALPVTMELRREHRKFSMAIVVALDR